The following nucleotide sequence is from Gymnodinialimonas sp. 202GB13-11.
TCACGCCCGAGCTGGACCTATGGGATCGCAACTGGCCGGTCTGGACGTATAATGAGGCCACGCCACCCGCAAAATTCATCCACGACGAACGCGACCGGCGCGGCATGGCGATCTCGTCCATGGTATCCGGCGGCTGCATCATCTCGGGGACGGAGGTGCGCAATTCCGTGCTGTTCTCCAACGTCCATACCAACTCCTACGCCGTGCTCGACAATGCCGTCCTGCTGCCAGAGGTTGTGGTCCACCGCTCGGCCCGGCTCCGTCAGGTGGTCATCGACAAAGGCGTCGTGATCCCCGAGGGCCTTGTGGTCGGCGAAGATCCGACCGAAGACGCGGAATGGTTCCGCGTGACCGATCGCGGCACCACACTGATCACGCAAGAGATGCTCAATAAACGAGCCGCCGCCCTATGACGCAAATCCTATCGGTCGTCTCCGAATGCGCGCCCCTGATCAAGACGGGTGGCTTGGCCGATGTGGCGGGCGCTTTGCCCGGCGCACTGGCCGCGCATGGCGACCATATGCGGGTGCTGCTGCCCGGCTACCGCGCGATTATGGGCAAGCTGGGCAAGACAACGGTGGTCGACACCTACCGCGACCTATTCGGCGGCAGAGCCACCTTGCGTGCAGCAACGGCCCACGGCCTCGATCTGCTTATCGTGGACGCCCCGCATCTTTATGACCGCGACGGCGGCATCTACTGCGATGCGGGCGGGCAGGATTGGCCTGACAACCCCGAACGCTTTGCAGCACTCTGCTACGTGGCCGCGCTGATCGCGAAGGATGGGGCAGGGGGCTGGACCCCGGACGTGGTCCATGGCCACGATTGGCAGGCAGGCCTGACGCCGGAATACCTGCACGGCCAGGACGTGCAGACCCCCTTTGTCTTCACGATCCACAACATCGCCTTCCACGGCAACACCGGCGCGGATCGCCTGAACGCGCTGCGCCTTGATCCGGACCGGTTCACCACCGATCATTTCGAGTTCTGGGGCCATATCTCTGCCCTCAAGGCCGCCATCGCCGCCGCCGACCGCATCACCACAGTCTCCCAAACCTACGCGCGCGAACTGCTCACGCCCGAATTCGGCATCGGCATGGACGGGATCCTGCGCGCCCGAAGCTCGGACCTCACCGGCATCGTCAACGGCATCGACACCGGGGTCTGGGACCCTGAGACAGACCCCAACATCGCCCCCTACAAAGCACCCGCCGGGAAGGCCGCCAACAAACGCGCCCTGCAAAAGACCTTTGGCCTCGTGAAATCCGATGGGCCCCTCTGCGTCCTCGTCTCACGCTTGACGGAGCAGAAGGGCATCGACCTCCTGCTGCACGCCCTGCCGACCCTGCTGGACAATGGCGGCCAGCTGGCCCTCCTCGGCTCCGGCGACCCGGCGCTTGAGGTCGCCCTTCTTGAAGCCGCCGACCACCACCCAAATCTCGCCGTGAAGATTGGCTATGACGAACCACTCTCGCACCAAATGATCGCGGGCGGCGATGCCATCCTCGTGCCGTCGCGGTTTGAACCCTGCGGCCTCACCCAACTCTACGGCCTGCGCTACGGCACGCTCCCCCTTGTGGCCCTGACCGGCGGCCTCGCTGATACCATAATCAACGCGTCCCCCGCCGCCCTTTCCGCGGGCGTGGCCACTGGCATCCAATTCCACCCGATCAACGCGCAGGCCCTCTCCGATGCCTTCGCCACCCTCTGCACGCTCTACGCCGACCAACCGACGTGGAAAAAGATGCAACGCAACGCGATGAAGCAGGCCGTCGGCTGGGACACATCTGCCGCCGCCTACCACGCCATCTACGCCGACCTCACCGCATGAGCCTCCACCACGGTCCCATCCAGCCCGGCCGCCCGACGCCGCTTGGGGCCACTCCCGATGAAGATGGCATCAACTTCGCCATCTTCTCGCGCCACGCCACCAAGGTTGTGCTGTGCCTCTTCGATGAAGCTGGCAGGGAAATCGAGAATATCGCACTGCCGGAACGCGAAGGGCATGTCTGGCACGGCTACCTGCCCGGTCTGCAAACCGGCCAGCAATATGGCTACCGCATGGATGGCCCCTACGCCCCCGCAGAAGGCCATCGCTTCAACCCCCACAAGCTGCTGATCGACCCCTACGCCAAGCGCCTGACTGGCCACCCAAAGTGGAACGAGGCGCTCTATGGCTATGCGGCGGGCCACGCCGACAAGGACCTCAGCTTCTCCAAGCTGGATAGCGGCCCGTATATGCCGCGTGGCGTCGTAACTGACCTGCCCACCTACAAGGACGACCGCCCCGTCACCCCGATGGAAAACACGGTGATCTACGAGGCACATGTAAAGGGCCTCACCGCCGGTCGCCGCGACATCGCCAATCCCGGCACGTACCTCGCCATGTCCGCCGACCCGATCCTCGATCATCTCAACCGGCTTGGCGTCACGGCGATTGAACTTCTGCCCGTCCACGCCTTCCTGAACGAAAAATTCCTGCTCGACCGCGGCCTCACGAATTACTGGGGCTACATGACTTACGGCTTTTTCGCCCCCGACCCGCGCTACATGGGCGGCGACGACATTGCCGAGTTTCAAGAGATGGTCCGCCGTTTCCATGGCGCAGGGATCGAGGTTATCCTCGACGTCGTCTACAACCACACCGCCGAAGGCAGTCAGCTTGGCCCGACCCTCATGTTCCGCGGCCTCGACAACGCCAGCTATTACCGCCTCGCCCCCGACCCGCGTTACTACATCGACGATAGCGGCTGTGGAAACTCGCTCGACTTCGAGAACCCCTTTGTCATCCGGCTCGTCATGGACAGCCTGCGCTATTGGGTGAAGGTGATGGGCGTCGACGGGTTCCGCTTTGACCTTTGTTCGTCGCTTGGCCGCACCGCACGCGGCTTTGAACGCGATGGCCCGTTCTTCCGTGCCATCGGGCAAGACCCGGTCCTCAACCGCGTGAAGCTGATCGCTGAGCCTTGGGACATCGGCCCGGGTGGCTACCAACTCGGAGCCTATCCCGCGCCTTTTGCGGAATGGAACGACAAGTTCCGCGACGACACGCGCGCGTTCTGGCGGGGCGATGCGGGAAAGGTTTCTTCCATTGCCGCGCGCCTCTCTGGCTCCGCCGAATTCTTCGACCATGATGGCCGCGCCGCCACTTCTTCGCTCAACTTTCTGACGGCCCATGACGGCTTCACGCTGCACGACACCGTCAGCTACTCGGCCAAGCAAAACGCCGCCAATGGCGAGAACAACAACGACGGCCATTCGAACAACTATTCCGATGCCATGGGGGCCGAGGGGCCAACGGATGACCCGGCGATCCGAGCCGCCCGCATCCGCCGCAAACGCAACCTGATCGCCACGCTGATGCTCAGCCAGGGCACGCCGATGCTTCTGGCCGGAGATGAACTCTCCAACAGCCAGGGCGGCAATAACAACGCCTATTGCCAGGATAATGAGATCGGCTGGGTCACCTGGCCCGAGGCCGAAGACCCGTTCTTCACCTTCGTCGAGCAGGCCATCTCTTTCCGTCGGATGCACCCGCTCCTGCGCCAACGACGCTTCCTGCATTCCCGCACCCGTGTAGTGGATGGTGAGCCTGATCTCTTCTGGCGCCGCGCCGATGGCGACCCCATGCGGCAAGAGGATTGGGACAATCCTGACCTCAACACGCTGGTCGCGGAAATGCGCATGGCCTCCGGCTCACCGGAATACGTGCAGCGTGAAGGCGCGCTTCTCGTCGTGCTCAACCGTGGTGCGGCCATAGACATCACGCCGCCAGCGCTGCCCGATGGCGGGGCCTGGATACGCCGTTTCGATACCAGCCAGGAGGACGCCATCGCCGTCGCGCCCGGCTTCCACGTCGCGGAAAACGCAGTCGTGGTATTCTCGCATGAGACCGTGACCTGAGGGAGGATCACCAATGCCAATGCAAACCGCCCGGACCGAACCCATCGAAGGTCAGAAACCCGGCACCTCTGGCCTGCGCAAGAAGACCAAGGTGTTCCAACGCCCGCATTATCTTGAGAATTACGTCCAATCCATTTTCGACGGCATCGGCGGCGTGGCGGGCAGCACCCTCGTCGTGGGCGGCGATGGGCGCTATTTCAACGATGACGCGATCCAGATCATCCTGCGCATGGCCGCCGCCAACGGGGCCTCGAAATGTATCGTCGGGCAGGGCGGTATCCTATCGACGCCCGCCGCCTCCAACCTGATCCGACAGCGCAAGGCCGATGGCGGGTTGATCCTCTCGGCCAGCCACAATCCCGGCGGCCCCGACGCCGATTTCGGACTGAAGTATAACGGCCCCAACGGCGGCCCCGCCTCCGAGGCCGTGACCGCCCGCATCTATGCCCGCACGCTCAGCATCGACGCCTACAAGATCACAGCCTCCGGCGGCATCGACATAGACACACTCGGAGAGCGCAGCCACCAGGGAATGCAGGTCGAAATCGCCGATCCGGTAGAGGACTACGCCGCCCTAATGGAAAGCCTCTTCGACTTCGACAAGATTGCCGCGCTCTTCGCAAACGGCTTCACCATGCGCTTCGACGCCATGCATGCCGTCACCGGCCCCTACGCGAAGGCCATCCTCGAAGACCGCCTCGGCGCGGCCAAGGGCACGGTGGTCAACGGCATCCCCAGCCCCGATTTCGGCAAGGGCCACCCCGACCCGAACCCGATCTGGGCCAAGCCCCTGATGGATGAGATGTACGGCCCCGACGCCCCCGATTTCGGCGCGGCCTCCGACGGCGATGGCGACCGCAACATGATCGTGGGCAAAGGTGCTTACGTCACCCCCTCCGACAGTCTCGCGCTTCTCACCGCGCAGGCCCATCTCGCGCCCGCTTATGCTAAGGGCCTCGCCGGTGTGGCCCGCTCCATGCCGACTTCTCGCGCTGTCGACCGCGTGGCCGACGCGCTTGGCATAGCCTGCTATGAGACGCCCACGGGCTGGAAGTTCTTCGGCAACCTCCTCGATGCAGGCAAGGTCACGCTCTGCGGGGAGGAAAGCGCTGGCACCGGTTCCGACCATGTGCGCGAAAAAGACGGACTTTGGGCCGTGCTCCTCTGGCTGAATATTCTGGCCGAGACCGGCAAATCCGTCGCCGACCTCCTCGCAGATCTCTGGGCGACCCACGGACGCTGCTACTACACCCGCCACGATTATGAGGATGTGGACAGCGACAAGGTAAACGCCATGATCGATGCCCTGCGTGCCAAACTGCCCGCACTGCCCGGCACCGGGGCCGCCTCCCTCACCATCGAGACCGCTGATGAATTCGCCTATGACGATCCCGTCGACGCCTCCCGGTCCGAGGGGCAGGGCCTGCGGATCACCTTCACCAACGGCGCCCGCGCCGTCTTCCGCCTGTCGGGCACCGGCACGCAGGGCGCCACGATCCGCGTCTACCTCGAACAGCTGGAAATCGACCCCGCCAAACTGGCCCTCGACCCGGCAGAGGCGCTGGCCCCCGTGATCGACGCGGCCCTCGCCGTGTCGGACCTGAAGGCCATGACCGAGCGGGACGCGCCGGACGTCATCACCTAAACGGCAGATGCTCTCTTGCCTGGCCTTTGGGCCGGGCGAACTTCCCAAACGCGCATCGCTCAAACCGCCCCTTCCCCCCTCCGCAAAACTGTGGCACCCCCCGCGCATCCCGAACCCTCGCAGGATCCAAGCCGCCATGACCGCGCATCAAGACCTTTCCGCCGACGCCATGCGCGCCCGCATCCTGCAACACCTCACCTATACGCTCGGCAAGGACCGCCCTCACGCCAGCCTGACCGATTGGCGCATGGCCACCAGCTACGCCATCCGCGATCTGCTGATCGAGCCGTGGTTCGCCGCCACCCGCCGCACCTATGAGGCGCAGGGAAAGCGCGTTTATTACCTGTCGATGGAATTCCTCATCGGCCGCATCATCGAAGATGCGATGGTCAATCTCGGCCTGCGCGCGACGATCCGCGATGTCCTCAAAGACGAAGGCATCGATCTTGACGCACTCATCGCCGATGAACCCGACGCGGCGCTGGGCAATGGCGGTTTGGGCCGCCTCGCCGCCTGCTTCCTCGAAAGCCTCTCAACACTTGCCTGCCCCGCCTATGGCTACGGCATCCGCTATGAGCACGGCCTCTTCCGGCAGAAATTCGAAGGCGGGCGGCAGGTCGAATTGCCCGAGGATTGGCTCAACCAACCACACCCGTGGGAATTTGAACGCGCCGAGGCCCGGTACGAAATCCCCTTTGCGGGCCATGTCGAAACGCTGGATGGCCGCCCCGTCTGGCATGCGGCTGAAACCGTCTATGCCCGCGCCTACGACATGCCCGTCGTCGGTTGGCAGGGCAAATGGGCCAACACCCTGCGCCTCTGGGGTGCGCATCCGACCGAGCTTTTCGACCTCGACCGGTTCAACGCAGGCGATCACACCGCCGCCGCAGCCCCCGAGGCGCTCGCCCGCACCCTGTCCCGCGTCCTCTACCCCGATGACAACACCGACAGCGGCAAGGCCCTGCGCCTGAAGCAGGAGTTCTTCCTGACCTCCGCCGCCCTGCAAGACATCCTGCGCCGGTTCCTCTCGGAATATGACGATTTCGCCCTTCTGCCCCAGAAGGTCGCGATCCAGATGAACGACACGCATCCGGCGCTGGCGGGCCCGGAACTGATCCGCCTGCTGACGGACGTCCACGGCCTCGACTGGACCCGCGCGAAGACGCTGGCGCAGGGCTGCCTGAACTACACCAACCACACCCTCCTGCCCGAAGCGTTGGAGGCCTGGTCCACTTGGCTCATGGGCAACGTCCTGCCGCGCCACATGCAGATCATCGAACGCCTCGATGCGGACCACCGCGCCGCCACCGGCTGCGAGGGC
It contains:
- the glgA gene encoding glycogen synthase GlgA gives rise to the protein MTQILSVVSECAPLIKTGGLADVAGALPGALAAHGDHMRVLLPGYRAIMGKLGKTTVVDTYRDLFGGRATLRAATAHGLDLLIVDAPHLYDRDGGIYCDAGGQDWPDNPERFAALCYVAALIAKDGAGGWTPDVVHGHDWQAGLTPEYLHGQDVQTPFVFTIHNIAFHGNTGADRLNALRLDPDRFTTDHFEFWGHISALKAAIAAADRITTVSQTYARELLTPEFGIGMDGILRARSSDLTGIVNGIDTGVWDPETDPNIAPYKAPAGKAANKRALQKTFGLVKSDGPLCVLVSRLTEQKGIDLLLHALPTLLDNGGQLALLGSGDPALEVALLEAADHHPNLAVKIGYDEPLSHQMIAGGDAILVPSRFEPCGLTQLYGLRYGTLPLVALTGGLADTIINASPAALSAGVATGIQFHPINAQALSDAFATLCTLYADQPTWKKMQRNAMKQAVGWDTSAAAYHAIYADLTA
- the glgX gene encoding glycogen debranching protein GlgX, producing MSLHHGPIQPGRPTPLGATPDEDGINFAIFSRHATKVVLCLFDEAGREIENIALPEREGHVWHGYLPGLQTGQQYGYRMDGPYAPAEGHRFNPHKLLIDPYAKRLTGHPKWNEALYGYAAGHADKDLSFSKLDSGPYMPRGVVTDLPTYKDDRPVTPMENTVIYEAHVKGLTAGRRDIANPGTYLAMSADPILDHLNRLGVTAIELLPVHAFLNEKFLLDRGLTNYWGYMTYGFFAPDPRYMGGDDIAEFQEMVRRFHGAGIEVILDVVYNHTAEGSQLGPTLMFRGLDNASYYRLAPDPRYYIDDSGCGNSLDFENPFVIRLVMDSLRYWVKVMGVDGFRFDLCSSLGRTARGFERDGPFFRAIGQDPVLNRVKLIAEPWDIGPGGYQLGAYPAPFAEWNDKFRDDTRAFWRGDAGKVSSIAARLSGSAEFFDHDGRAATSSLNFLTAHDGFTLHDTVSYSAKQNAANGENNNDGHSNNYSDAMGAEGPTDDPAIRAARIRRKRNLIATLMLSQGTPMLLAGDELSNSQGGNNNAYCQDNEIGWVTWPEAEDPFFTFVEQAISFRRMHPLLRQRRFLHSRTRVVDGEPDLFWRRADGDPMRQEDWDNPDLNTLVAEMRMASGSPEYVQREGALLVVLNRGAAIDITPPALPDGGAWIRRFDTSQEDAIAVAPGFHVAENAVVVFSHETVT
- a CDS encoding alpha-D-glucose phosphate-specific phosphoglucomutase, whose amino-acid sequence is MPMQTARTEPIEGQKPGTSGLRKKTKVFQRPHYLENYVQSIFDGIGGVAGSTLVVGGDGRYFNDDAIQIILRMAAANGASKCIVGQGGILSTPAASNLIRQRKADGGLILSASHNPGGPDADFGLKYNGPNGGPASEAVTARIYARTLSIDAYKITASGGIDIDTLGERSHQGMQVEIADPVEDYAALMESLFDFDKIAALFANGFTMRFDAMHAVTGPYAKAILEDRLGAAKGTVVNGIPSPDFGKGHPDPNPIWAKPLMDEMYGPDAPDFGAASDGDGDRNMIVGKGAYVTPSDSLALLTAQAHLAPAYAKGLAGVARSMPTSRAVDRVADALGIACYETPTGWKFFGNLLDAGKVTLCGEESAGTGSDHVREKDGLWAVLLWLNILAETGKSVADLLADLWATHGRCYYTRHDYEDVDSDKVNAMIDALRAKLPALPGTGAASLTIETADEFAYDDPVDASRSEGQGLRITFTNGARAVFRLSGTGTQGATIRVYLEQLEIDPAKLALDPAEALAPVIDAALAVSDLKAMTERDAPDVIT